In Micromonospora sp. WMMD980, the following are encoded in one genomic region:
- a CDS encoding pyridoxamine 5'-phosphate oxidase family protein has protein sequence MASWSEFAADEPRLAAEIRLLFQQYGPGFGYLATVRADGGPRVHPVSPLITDDGLWCFVIDSPKRRDLERDGRYALHSFPPEESDDEAYVAGRARPVSDPAAVARLARLGRATPQGDWRLFEFTVDVAMLTRRDQVARPGAGGPQVRLWLDPHDATPVRRRDPLVAEGRRGRHGFDTRRPAA, from the coding sequence ATGGCTTCCTGGTCCGAATTCGCCGCCGACGAGCCCCGCCTCGCCGCCGAGATCCGCCTTCTGTTCCAGCAGTACGGGCCGGGCTTCGGCTACCTCGCCACGGTCCGCGCCGACGGTGGCCCCCGGGTGCACCCGGTCTCCCCGCTGATCACCGATGACGGGCTCTGGTGTTTCGTCATCGACTCGCCGAAGCGCCGCGACCTCGAACGCGACGGCCGCTACGCGCTGCACTCCTTCCCGCCGGAGGAGAGCGACGACGAGGCATACGTGGCGGGTCGGGCTCGCCCGGTTTCCGATCCGGCCGCCGTGGCCCGGTTGGCCCGGCTCGGCCGGGCGACTCCGCAGGGCGATTGGCGGTTGTTCGAGTTCACCGTCGATGTGGCGATGCTGACCCGGCGCGACCAGGTGGCCCGCCCCGGTGCCGGCGGGCCGCAGGTGCGGCTCTGGCTCGACCCGCACGACGCCACGCCGGTCCGGCGACGCGACCCGCTCGTCGCCGAGGGTCGACGCGGCCGGCACGGCTTCGACACCCGCCGCCCGGCCGCCTGA
- the dcd gene encoding dCTP deaminase: MLLSDRDLVSEIKAGTLALEPFEPTLVQPSSIDVRLDRLFRVFNNHLYTHIDPSVQQDDLTSMVEVPEGQPFVLHPGEFVLASTLEVISLGEELAGRLEGKSSLGRLGLLTHSTAGFIDPGFSGHVTLELSNVANLPITLWPGMKIGQLCIFRLSSPAEHPYGSAVYGSRYQGQRGPTPSRSWQSWRTWPTR; this comes from the coding sequence ATGCTGCTCTCCGACCGCGACCTGGTCTCCGAGATCAAGGCGGGCACGCTCGCGCTGGAGCCCTTCGAGCCCACGCTGGTGCAGCCGTCCAGCATCGACGTACGCCTGGACCGGTTGTTCCGGGTCTTCAACAACCATCTCTACACGCACATCGACCCGTCGGTGCAGCAGGACGACCTGACCTCGATGGTGGAGGTGCCGGAGGGGCAGCCGTTCGTGCTGCACCCGGGCGAGTTCGTGCTCGCGTCCACGCTCGAGGTGATCTCGCTCGGCGAGGAGTTGGCCGGCCGGCTGGAGGGCAAGTCCTCGCTGGGACGGCTCGGCCTGCTGACGCACTCCACCGCCGGCTTCATCGACCCGGGCTTCTCCGGGCACGTCACATTGGAGCTGTCCAACGTGGCGAACCTGCCGATCACGCTCTGGCCGGGCATGAAGATCGGTCAGCTGTGCATCTTCCGGCTCTCGTCGCCGGCCGAGCACCCGTACGGCTCGGCCGTCTACGGCTCGCGCTACCAGGGCCAGCGCGGCCCCACGCCGAGCCGCTCCTGGCAGAGCTGGCGCACCTGGCCGACGCGCTGA
- a CDS encoding NlpC/P60 family protein, translating to MAHHAPRPTSSRSIDRSVVVPRSRWSRFTTTLAALVGAAVVMTGGATAAHAEPSVAEIEAQIDRDWNKLEPVIEQVNAVREQLAVRRRQADALGRQITPLQARVDAALGQVGGLAADAYKGDNLSTVNALLGSRSPSELVSGLEMLDRFAHHQQEQVRDIAELRDELAAKKKPLDAMVADLSRTEAQLAAKKKQIDAEIAKLQKLRLKVYGNGGGGPLRPAPCPSGYPGGAAGVAVKFACAQIGKIYVWGAAGPDHFDCSGLTMAAWAKAGVSLPHNARQQHNVTRRVSRAELRAGDLVFYYGDLHHVGMYVGDGWVVHASQSGKPITMKRVDDGDINSYGRPG from the coding sequence GTGGCACACCATGCCCCGCGGCCGACGTCGAGCCGGTCGATCGACCGGTCCGTGGTCGTGCCGCGTTCCCGCTGGTCCCGCTTCACCACCACACTCGCCGCACTGGTCGGCGCCGCGGTCGTCATGACCGGTGGCGCGACGGCGGCCCACGCCGAACCCTCGGTCGCCGAGATCGAGGCCCAGATCGACCGCGACTGGAACAAGCTCGAACCCGTCATCGAGCAGGTCAACGCCGTACGCGAGCAGCTCGCGGTGCGGCGCCGGCAGGCCGACGCGCTCGGTAGGCAGATCACCCCGCTGCAGGCGCGGGTGGACGCCGCGCTCGGGCAGGTCGGCGGGCTCGCCGCCGACGCGTACAAGGGCGACAACCTCTCGACCGTGAACGCCCTGCTGGGCAGCCGCTCGCCGAGCGAGCTGGTCAGCGGCCTGGAGATGCTCGACCGCTTCGCGCACCACCAGCAGGAGCAGGTGCGCGACATCGCCGAACTCCGCGACGAGCTGGCCGCGAAGAAGAAGCCGCTGGACGCGATGGTCGCCGACCTCAGTCGCACCGAGGCGCAGCTCGCGGCGAAGAAGAAGCAGATCGACGCCGAGATCGCCAAGCTGCAGAAGCTGCGGCTCAAGGTCTACGGCAACGGCGGTGGCGGCCCGCTGCGTCCGGCGCCCTGCCCGTCCGGGTATCCCGGCGGCGCGGCCGGAGTGGCGGTCAAGTTCGCCTGCGCCCAGATCGGCAAGATCTACGTCTGGGGCGCCGCCGGCCCGGACCACTTCGACTGCTCCGGCCTGACCATGGCCGCCTGGGCGAAGGCCGGCGTCTCGCTGCCGCACAACGCCCGCCAGCAGCACAACGTCACCCGGCGGGTCAGCCGCGCCGAGCTGCGCGCCGGCGACCTGGTCTTCTACTACGGCGACCTGCACCATGTGGGCATGTACGTCGGCGACGGTTGGGTGGTGCACGCCTCCCAGTCCGGCAAGCCCATCACGATGAAGCGCGTCGACGACGGCGACATCAACAGCTACGGCCGCCCCGGCTGA
- a CDS encoding peptidoglycan recognition family protein, with the protein MHLSPPPSGGRILLAAAVATATALATTGPVIAAPAAPAVGDRQQQYAAAAAEYGVPPNVLLGVSYLESRWDVHPGQPSTSGGYGPMHLTDATHVLATPGSAHVDEDEDPRGDDSRPLTLDPATAAAPARETPLPTASLQTVDAAATLTGLDAQKLRTDPAANIRGGAALLASYQKALGGPVGAASDPAAWYGAVARYSGADTTDAAAAFADEVYDQLGQGATRTTDDGQRVTLAATAARPDRAALTRLGLRHATRPDGLECPVRLACEWIPAPYEQLGADPGDYGNHDLGDRPEQQKIEYIVIHDTEGYFAPSVDLVKRADYLGWHYTLRSVDGYVAQHINAKDVGWHAGNWYVNAKSIGLEHEGFAGQGTWYTEAMYRSSAKLVRYLAHKFGIPLDRQHIIGHDNVPGTTAGTVKGMHWDPGPYWDWSHYFDLMKAPFRTTGTSRTGLVTIDPDFAANRPAFVGCNQQPPGVPTPTPPAETCPSRGSSAVVLRTAPSADAPLVNDLGLRPDGTPDTMYISDHGARASAGQTYAVAGRQGDWTAIWYLGQKAWFQNPASAPTAKWATGFVVTPRPGKATIPVYGRAYPEQAAYPDTIPYQTISPLQYTLAAGQRYAVGGVLPGEYYRAVSFDGTAPGDRTVVRGKNRYVQVQFGHRIMFVNLADVLILPSPVGAPR; encoded by the coding sequence ATGCACCTCTCACCCCCGCCGTCGGGCGGACGGATACTGCTCGCCGCCGCCGTGGCGACCGCGACCGCACTGGCCACCACCGGCCCGGTGATCGCCGCGCCCGCCGCGCCGGCCGTCGGAGACCGGCAGCAGCAGTACGCCGCCGCGGCGGCCGAGTACGGCGTGCCGCCGAACGTGCTGCTCGGCGTCTCCTACCTGGAGTCCCGTTGGGACGTCCACCCGGGCCAGCCCAGCACCAGCGGCGGCTACGGCCCGATGCACCTGACCGACGCCACCCACGTGCTCGCCACGCCCGGCAGCGCGCACGTCGACGAGGACGAGGACCCGCGCGGCGACGACTCGCGCCCGCTCACGCTCGACCCGGCCACGGCCGCCGCGCCGGCCCGGGAGACGCCGCTGCCGACGGCCTCGCTCCAGACGGTCGACGCCGCCGCGACGCTCACCGGGCTCGACGCGCAGAAGCTGCGCACCGATCCGGCCGCGAACATCCGTGGCGGCGCGGCGCTGCTCGCCTCGTACCAGAAGGCACTGGGCGGGCCGGTCGGCGCCGCCAGCGACCCGGCGGCCTGGTACGGCGCGGTGGCCCGCTACTCGGGCGCGGACACCACCGACGCGGCGGCGGCCTTCGCCGACGAGGTCTACGACCAGCTCGGCCAGGGCGCGACCCGCACCACCGACGACGGGCAGCGGGTCACGCTGGCCGCCACCGCCGCGCGTCCGGACCGCGCCGCCCTGACCCGGCTCGGGCTGCGGCACGCCACGCGGCCGGACGGGCTGGAATGCCCGGTGCGGCTGGCCTGTGAGTGGATCCCCGCGCCCTACGAGCAGCTCGGCGCGGACCCGGGCGACTACGGCAACCACGACCTGGGCGACCGGCCCGAGCAGCAGAAGATCGAATACATCGTCATCCACGACACCGAGGGCTACTTCGCCCCCAGCGTCGACCTGGTGAAGCGGGCCGACTACCTGGGCTGGCACTACACGCTGCGCTCGGTCGACGGCTACGTGGCGCAGCACATCAACGCCAAGGACGTCGGCTGGCACGCCGGCAACTGGTACGTCAACGCCAAGTCCATCGGCCTGGAGCACGAGGGCTTCGCCGGGCAGGGCACCTGGTACACCGAGGCGATGTACCGCAGCTCGGCCAAGCTGGTCCGGTACCTGGCGCACAAGTTCGGCATCCCACTGGACCGGCAGCACATCATCGGCCACGACAACGTGCCCGGCACCACCGCCGGCACGGTCAAGGGCATGCACTGGGACCCGGGACCCTACTGGGACTGGTCGCACTACTTCGACCTGATGAAGGCGCCGTTCCGGACCACCGGCACGTCGCGCACCGGACTGGTCACCATCGACCCCGACTTCGCTGCCAACCGACCGGCGTTCGTCGGCTGCAACCAGCAGCCGCCGGGCGTCCCGACGCCCACCCCGCCGGCCGAGACCTGCCCGTCGCGCGGCTCCTCGGCGGTCGTGCTGCGGACCGCGCCGAGCGCGGACGCCCCGCTGGTCAACGACCTCGGGCTGCGCCCGGACGGCACGCCGGACACGATGTACATCTCGGACCACGGTGCCCGCGCCTCCGCCGGGCAGACGTACGCGGTGGCCGGCCGGCAGGGTGACTGGACGGCGATCTGGTATCTCGGCCAGAAGGCGTGGTTCCAGAACCCGGCCTCGGCGCCCACCGCGAAGTGGGCGACCGGCTTCGTGGTGACGCCGCGGCCCGGGAAGGCCACGATCCCGGTGTACGGCCGCGCCTACCCGGAGCAGGCCGCCTACCCGGACACCATTCCCTACCAGACCATCTCTCCGCTGCAGTACACGTTGGCCGCCGGCCAGCGGTACGCGGTCGGCGGCGTGCTGCCCGGCGAGTACTACCGGGCCGTCTCGTTCGACGGCACCGCGCCGGGCGACCGGACCGTGGTCCGCGGCAAGAACCGCTACGTGCAGGTCCAGTTCGGCCACCGGATCATGTTCGTGAACCTCGCCGACGTGCTGATCCTGCCGTCGCCGGTCGGCGCGCCGCGATAG
- a CDS encoding C40 family peptidase translates to MPVATMPPQRHAPSAPPGRPAGFHRVVRRLVTLVAAVAVGAGMLTAPAHAAPSVDEIDAQIDKQWEKLEPTIENYNKVRAQLKVNQKKSATLRDKMVPLELASTLAMNKVGDIAARYYMRGPSQEMGALLVSTKPGTLAEQLVMLDRIADDQRRQIAGVLATRDKYNREKQKLDEIIATEKKQEAQLASQKKQIDSEIKRLTAMLPVTSIRPAGCPAVDGVVSSAARTAIKTACAQVGDPYVWGATGPNSFDCSGLTQYAYKAAGISLTHFTGAQWNEGRRVSRSDARPGDLVFFGSDLHHVGLYLGNGVMVHAPRTGKPVQVSSISTQPLAGFVRVA, encoded by the coding sequence GTGCCGGTGGCAACCATGCCCCCCCAACGTCACGCCCCGAGCGCTCCACCCGGCCGGCCGGCCGGGTTCCACCGGGTGGTACGCCGTCTGGTCACCCTGGTCGCGGCCGTCGCGGTCGGCGCCGGGATGCTGACCGCCCCCGCGCACGCGGCGCCCTCGGTGGACGAGATCGACGCGCAGATCGACAAGCAGTGGGAGAAGCTCGAACCCACCATCGAGAACTACAACAAGGTTCGCGCCCAGCTCAAGGTGAACCAGAAGAAGTCGGCGACCCTGCGGGACAAGATGGTCCCGCTGGAGCTGGCCTCGACGCTGGCCATGAACAAGGTCGGTGACATCGCCGCCCGCTACTACATGCGCGGCCCGTCGCAGGAGATGGGCGCGCTGCTGGTGAGCACCAAGCCGGGCACGCTGGCCGAGCAGTTGGTCATGCTGGACCGGATCGCCGACGACCAGCGTCGGCAGATCGCCGGTGTGCTGGCGACCCGCGACAAGTACAACCGGGAGAAGCAGAAGCTCGACGAGATCATCGCGACCGAGAAGAAGCAGGAGGCCCAGCTGGCCTCGCAGAAGAAGCAGATCGACTCGGAGATCAAGCGCCTCACCGCGATGCTGCCGGTGACCTCGATCCGGCCGGCCGGTTGCCCGGCGGTCGACGGGGTGGTGAGCAGTGCCGCGCGTACCGCGATCAAGACGGCGTGCGCCCAGGTCGGTGACCCGTACGTGTGGGGTGCCACCGGCCCGAACTCGTTCGACTGCTCCGGCCTGACGCAGTACGCCTACAAGGCGGCGGGCATCTCGCTCACCCACTTCACCGGGGCCCAGTGGAACGAGGGCCGGAGGGTCTCCCGCTCCGACGCCAGACCGGGCGACCTGGTGTTCTTCGGCAGCGACCTGCACCACGTCGGGCTCTACCTCGGCAACGGGGTGATGGTGCACGCGCCGCGCACCGGCAAACCGGTCCAGGTGTCGAGCATCAGCACCCAACCGCTCGCCGGCTTCGTCCGGGTCGCCTGA
- a CDS encoding hemolysin family protein, with the protein MPELLVALVLLLGNAFFVGSEFALIASRRTVIEPLAATSKRARWALAAMNQIPLMIAGAQLGITVCSLGLGAIAEPALAHLLEVPFEALGLPVSAVHPVAFVIALAVVVFLHTVVGEMVPKNITLAGPEPSALWLGPAMLAFCLATKPLLLAMKWSARQVLRWWRVEATDAVKTVFTAEELAGLVSQARTEGLLDAEEHARITGALALHSRTAADALQPWSTVTTVAEDVSPASLEVLATRTGRSRFPVVQRSTRRVLGFVHVKDVLGYAGASRRGPVPAEVYRPLAVVPPDRTLADLLLAMRRERRHMVLVSDGRRPLGVVTLDDVLTAIMGK; encoded by the coding sequence GTGCCTGAACTGCTTGTCGCCCTGGTGCTGCTCCTCGGCAACGCCTTCTTCGTGGGCAGCGAGTTCGCGCTGATCGCGTCCCGCCGCACCGTGATCGAACCGCTCGCGGCGACGTCGAAGCGGGCCCGCTGGGCGCTCGCCGCGATGAACCAGATCCCGCTGATGATCGCCGGCGCGCAACTCGGCATCACGGTCTGTTCGCTCGGTCTGGGCGCGATCGCCGAGCCGGCGCTGGCCCACCTGCTTGAGGTGCCGTTCGAGGCGCTCGGCCTGCCGGTGTCGGCGGTGCACCCGGTGGCGTTCGTGATCGCGCTGGCGGTGGTGGTGTTCCTGCACACCGTGGTCGGCGAGATGGTGCCGAAGAACATCACGCTCGCCGGTCCGGAGCCCTCGGCGCTGTGGCTCGGCCCGGCGATGCTCGCGTTCTGCCTGGCCACCAAGCCGCTGCTGCTGGCGATGAAGTGGTCGGCCCGGCAGGTGCTGCGCTGGTGGCGGGTGGAGGCGACGGACGCGGTGAAGACGGTGTTCACCGCCGAGGAGTTGGCCGGGCTGGTCTCCCAGGCGCGCACCGAGGGGCTGCTGGACGCCGAGGAGCACGCCCGGATCACCGGGGCGCTGGCGCTGCACAGCCGTACCGCCGCCGACGCCCTGCAACCGTGGTCCACGGTGACCACCGTGGCCGAGGACGTCTCACCGGCCTCGCTGGAGGTGCTGGCGACCCGTACCGGCCGGTCCCGCTTTCCGGTGGTGCAGCGGTCCACCCGCCGGGTGCTCGGCTTCGTGCACGTCAAGGACGTGCTCGGGTACGCCGGCGCGAGCCGTCGGGGCCCGGTGCCGGCGGAGGTCTACCGGCCGCTGGCCGTGGTGCCGCCGGACCGTACGCTCGCCGACCTGCTGCTGGCGATGCGCCGGGAGCGGAGGCACATGGTGCTGGTCAGCGACGGTCGTCGGCCCCTGGGTGTGGTGACGCTCGACGACGTATTGACGGCCATCATGGGCAAGTGA